From the genome of Mucilaginibacter paludis DSM 18603:
AAAGAAACAATCTACTAATAAGTTAAAGGCTGGATATTCAAATCCGGCCTTTTTTTGTCAGCAAACAGAAATCTTTTTTTTCTCATACTCCCATACAATAGCAATAAGTTTATTTTTATCGCATAATTTGCTGTAATCCGTTTTATGAGAAAACTCTTCATTGTATCTGTTATTTTAATTGTTGCCCTTTTAATCGGTTGGACGATGATTTGGCCGCCGGCCGTATGGTCCTTTGTAGTTATGGGCCCTATATTACTGCTCGGCATTTTCGATGTATTTCAAAAAAAACACAGTATCGTTCGTAATTTTCCGGTGTTTGGGCATCTGCGTTTTGTGATGGAAGAGCTTCGCCCCAAAATATATCAGTATTTTATTGAAAGCGATACCGATGGTACACCCTTTAACCGGCTTAACCGGAGCGTAATATATCAACGCGCCAAAAAGGTTGATGATACCCGCCCTTTTGGTACCGAGCTGGATGTTTACGAAAGTGGCTACGAATGGCTTAACCACAGTATAGCCGCGCTTGATCATCAGCATTTAAATGAAGACCCACGTGTATTGGTTGGTGGCCCGGCATGCACCAAGCCCTATAGTGCCAGTGTATTTAATATTTCGGCCATGAGCTTCGGCTCCCTGAGCGAGAATGCCATACTGGCCCTTAACGGCGGTGCCAAAATTGGCAACTTTGCCCACAATACAGGCGAAGGTGGTTTAAGTGATCACCACTTACAGCCCGGTGGCGATATCATCTGGCAAATAGGCACCGGCTATTTTAGCTGCCGCCATAAAGACGGAACTTTTGATTACGACGCCTTTGCCGAACGTGCAGTGCTGCCGCAGGTAAGAATGATCGAGATCAAACTTTCGCAAGGGGCAAAACCCGGCCATGGAGGCATATTGCCAGCTGCCAAAGTTACACCCGAGATAGCGCGCATCCGCCTGGTACAAATGGGCGAGGATGTTGTATCGCCGCCCGTCCATAAAGCCTTTTCAACGCCTTTACAGCTCATCGCCTTTATACAAAAACTCCGGGAGCTATCCGGTGGCAAGCCTATCGGCTTTAAGCTTTGTGTGGGCCATAAAAGCGAATTTTTAGCCATTTGCAAAGCCATGGTGAAAACCGGAATCTATCCCGATTTTATTACCGTTGATGGTGGCGAGGGCGGTACCGGTGCCGCGCCGCTGGAGTTTTCAAACTCGGTAGGGATGCCCTTGCGTGAAGCATTGGCCTTTGTTTATGATGCCCTTACGGGATTTGATTTAAAAAAGCACATCAAAATTATAGCCTCGGGTAAGGTAGCTACCGGGTTCGACCTGGTTAAAAATTTCGCTTTAGGTGCCGATATGTGTAACAGCGCCCGCGGCATGATGTTCGCCCTGGGGTGTATACAAGCCCTGGAGTGTAACATGAATACCTGTCCAACCGGTGTAGCCACACAGGATAAAAGCCTGATGCGCGGCCTGGTAGTGGGCGATAAAAAGGTACGTGTGGCAAGCTTCCATAAACAAACCGTAGCCAGCGCAGTGCAAATGATAGGGGCGGCTGGTTTAAAACATCCCCACGATCTGCATCGCTCGTTCATCTATCGCCGGGTGAGCCACAACCTTATCCAAACTTATGCCGAGCTGTTTCCCTACATCCCCAAACGGGGCCTGCTTGATACGCCTTACCCGGCTAATTTTGAACTGGATATGGCCATCAGCAGTGAGGATACCTTTGTACCCGATTATGATAAGGTATCGCACGTTAAAATTAACGCCGTTACTGCGGCTGGGTAGAAAATCAAGGGTATTTTAGTTGGGGGCTTGATGTTGAATTATATCGCAAGGCTGTGTCCTCAATATCCCGTGTTCGGTATCTTCGCTGTGCCATAGTCGATGTCCTTCACCGGCTATTACGCAATGTTTCCCAACTGAACGGAAGGATGATTGAACATGATCGGAGATGCCGATCCCGTAGCACGTGCCGTCGCCGACTATGATCGCGAAGCAGTTTTTTGCATCAATAGCCAGTAAATCAATACACCGGCAACGGGTGTAAAAAAATGGTGACACGTACTTATTTCGCCATGCAATTTCATATTATAATGGTTATATTTGATATTTCACCGCCTGCTATTCCCCTTTAAAATTAATGGATCAACAACCTTGCAACAAACAAATCGCGGAAAGCGCCAATCGTTATTTTGAGCGACAGGCTTACCGGTTTTTGCGTGCATGGGTACGGAATCACAAGGATAAAACGCTGCTGCAATTCGACAGGCCATTGGATGAGTACCTGGCAAACCAGGCCTTGCATGATTTTTTTCTAACCACCCGGCAACCCGTCCAAAAACTGTTAAAAAATCGTTCTATTGCCCGGCATCTGGGCAGATGCATAGATGCTGTTTATTTTGATCCCATCAGTGGCGACCCCTTATTGGCTGCTACCGAGCAACGGATTTATAATCTTGCCCGCAGGATGGAAAGTGAGCGCATGCATGTTCCCTTCCGCTCGGTTCATCCTAATAAGCAAACAGAGGCAGGCGATACGGCAGATATCAGCACCTATCCCGTCGATTCAGAAGAAATTCGATACAACAGCGGTAATCACTTTACCAGCCGCCCGGCCAATGGCAATGTATTTGCCGAGAACAGTAAACGCTGTACGGCAAAATCGGGTGGCAACTTGCATGTGCTTTTTAAAGGGGGATACCTGGAAGAGCGGTTACAAGATATTAAAGAGTATACAGCCGGGCTGCACCATGACGGCGAAACCCAGCTTCAGTTTTTTGTAATTTACAGCAGGCATTCGGCCAAAGAGGGGCATTTTGGCACCTCGCTTGTGGTAATGGATCCTGCCAGTCCCGATTTTCCGTTGCGTGTTTTAGTGTGCGATACCTTGCTCAAAGAGCTGCCGCAGCACCCGCGCTGGTGGCATCATTTTATTGCCGAATATTCGCATGTATTTGGCGACGCCATAGCCGAGATTGTGGAAGATCTTTCGCACCCATTGCAGAAAGTAAATATCAAGGGCGATGATCCTTATCACCATGATTGGGACTGCCCATACTATGCAGCCAGCATGGCCGACGCGCTGGCCGATTTAGTAAGAAACAATACCGAACTCATTTTACAAGGCACTACAGCTGATATTTATAACGCCATGAAAGATGCTATGCCCGATTACTATCACCAGAATCTTGAAATTAAGGACAGAGCTGCTATTAAGCAAATTAACCGGTTAAAACGATGGGAGAGCGGGCGCGACGTAATCAAAGGCATGGTGTTAGAAATTAGCCGCAAATCATCCTACGAGCTTTAGTTAGGCGCTTGTAAAGCGCCGGCGCCGTGGCGGGCGGCAAGCCGGAAATTAAAATTGTTACCCTTGCCGCGGCACTAAGTAAACCAAAAACAAAAGAGGCTTCACCTTAATGAAGTGAACCCCAAAAGTTAGACAAAAACTTTTGGGGTTTATTATTTATGTCAAAGCACACATTTGAAGAGAAACTTGATGTAGTTTCTCAAGTAAGAAAGGGAAAGCCGATTCTACGGATATCCCGCGAACGCCATATCCGTGAAGGCATGATATTGGAATGGGTTCGGAAATATGATCTTTATGGCGAAAGTGGGCTGCTCAAACAACCTAACGTCAAGCCCACGCCTGATTTCAAAGAAGAAGTTGTAAGGCTTGTCATAGGAAAAAAAGTACCTTTAAATCAGGTTGTTCTGGAATATAGATTAAGCAAGACTGCTTTAGAGCGCTGGGTAAGATCAGTACGGGTTGAGGGATATGCAGTACTATACCAGCAAAAGAATCCTGGACGACCACCTAAATGCATGGGAAGATCAAAGAAGCTTGAACCTGAAACAGAAGTAGAGAAGCTCCAGGCGGAAAATAGCCGTTTGCGGGCGGAGAACGCACTATTAAAAAAAGTCACGGCCTTAGTCAAGGAAAAAGAAGCCCGCGAACGCATGAGTGGGCAAAAGCCATCGAAGAACTAAGGCCCGAACATGATGTTTCAATTCTATTGGATTGCAAACAGATGGCTCGTTCTGTATTTTATTATCATCGCAAGCGCCTAAATGATGATAAATACAAGCATGAAAAAGAAGAGATCGCAAGTATATACCACTTGCATAAAGGCAGATATGGTTATCGGCGGGTCACCGCCGAAATGAAGAACCGGGGTTATAGCATAAATCACAAGACTGTCCAAAAATTGATGGGAACATTAGGCCTAAAATGCAATATCAGGAAAGTAAGTTATCGCTCATACAAAGGTGAGGTTGGTAAAATTGCCCCTAATGTACTTGAAAGGGATTTTGAGGCAAATCTGCCTAATCAGAAATGGGCTACGGATGTCACTCAGATGAACATTAAAGGGGAGAAGATCTATTTATCTCCTATAATTGACATGTTCAACGGGGAAGTCATTTCTTATAGTATTTCAAAATCTCCAAATATGCAGATGATAGATGAAATGTTATATGAGGCTTTTGATAAAGTGAAAGATATAAGGGGACTTATTTTTCACTCTGACCAAGGGTGGCAATATCAACATTATGGATATAGAAAGGCTTTGGAAAAACATGGAATTATTCAAAGCATGTCCAGAAAGGGAAACTGCTTGGATAATGCCTTGGCCGAAAGCTTCTTTGGGATCTTAAAGACAGAATTACTGTACAAACAGAGCTTTGAAACTGCGGAAGAATTTATAACTTCGTTAAAAGAATACATTCATTACTATAACAATGAAAGAATAAAAAACAGGTTAAATGGAAAGAGCCCGGTGGAATACCGAGCTCTCGTACAAAAAACTTAATTTTGTAAACTGTCCAACTTTTTGGGGTCACACCATAACGATGGAGCCTCTTTTGTTTTACCTGTTTAAGGGCAATTATTATTTTTCGGGAGCCTCGCCAGCTACTGCCAGATCCATTTCCGGATCGGTGATATAGTTACGCTCTTTTAAGCGTGGCGATATAAACATAAACAACACCAGGAAAGCGGAAATCAAGCCGATAAACAACCAGTAGAAGCCTGCGCCGCTAAACCGGGCGAAGTAACCGTGCGATGAGATGCTGTTGTTTACATAAACATCAAGAAGGTTACCTGCCGAAACAGTTAAAAGCCAGATGGCTCCCATAGTACCTTTCATTGATTTTGGAGCTTGTGTATAAGCATACTCCAAGCCGGTGATAGATACCAGTACCTCGCCTGCCGAAAGTATGATAAAGGCTAATATTTGCCACCAAACGCTGGGGTGGCCGCCGGCATCAACGCTTTGTTGTATCAAGGCGATAATTACAAAGGATAAACCAGTTAAGGCCAAACCTGCTCCAATGCGGCGGAGCGGCGTGGTTTTAATGCCCATCTTATCAAACAAAGGGTAAACACCGTAATTAAATACGGGGATAAATAAAAGCAGGAAAACCGGGTTAACGGTTTGTACCTGTGCCGATAGCAGGTCAAACTGTGCAAAGCCTAAATTAATATGCTTGTCTAATTGCTCCAACTGTATCACCCACTCACTTTCCGACTGGTCCCACATGGCCCAAAAAATGGGGATAAAGGCAAAAACGGCCAAAACGCGGTAAACCGCTTTAATACCCTCAACCTTCTCCGGGTCAAACTTGCCTTTGGCAACATCCAGCAACGATTGACCTTTTTGTTTTTTGCCGATATTGAACAGCGAATAAAGCGAAATAAATACAAAGTTGTTTTTGTTTACCCCGGATGGCGGTACCCTTACATACAATTTACGGCCCGAAAAAAAGATGACGGTTGCAATTGCCATTAAAACTCCAGGTATGCCAAAGGCCCATTTAGCGCCATAATGATTGTAAATATAAGGTATCATCACGGTTGATAGCATCGAACCGGCGTTGATGCTGAAGTAAAACCAGCCGTAAACTTTAGATATCAATGATTCGTTCGATTTATCAAACTGATCGCCCACGTTTGATGATACGCACGATTTAATACCACCCGCGCCGATAGCGATCAGGATCAAACCGTAACGGAACCAGGTTAAATCAGTATCAAACAACGATAAAAATAAGTGCCCTATACAATATACGATAGATATGTACAGGATGATTTTATATTTTCCGGTAAACCAGTCGGCAACCAGGCCGCCAACAAACGGTAAGGCATAAGCTAAAGCGATAAAAAAGTGCGTGCTCTCGTTAGCCTGAGCGTTAGCAACTTTGGCCAGGGCCGGATCATGAGTAGGATTAAAAAACTGCGCTACCAAAAACAACGTCAGTATACATTTCATGCCATAAAAGCTGAAACGCTCTGCAGCCTCGTTCCCTATAATATAGGGTATGGCCTTGGGATAGCGTGGCGGCGCTTGTTCAACAGGTACCGAAAGGGTAGTATCTTGCATAGTTTATTTATAAATTTTCGCTAAAATAAGATTATTCTGATAAATCAAAATTTAATGCTGTAAAGTAACCACAAAATTCCGCATTATAGCTGGTTACAAACGTTATTGCAAATCAAATTTTATTGTCTCGTTCGTTTTTTCGCAACCGTTGTTTTATCCGGAACCAATTGCTTTTTTGGGTCAACATATTGCTCGTCGTTCGTATCCGGAATGTTCCTCATATCCAGGTTATCCACAAACACCCACTTGCCCAGCTTAAACTGGTAACCCGAGTACGACATATCCGGCCCGTAAGTTTCCATCTTCCCCTTCGTTTTCGGGTCAGAAGCCGCAAGGTGGTCAAATACAATCAAATGGCTGTCCGCATTATATTTCAACAGCATCGATGCCTGCCTTGCATACTCAAAAACCACCCGGCGGCGTATTTTGCCATTACCCGTAAAAACACGCATCCCCAAAACAGGCTTGCCATTGCTGAACGATAAAACCTCAATCACCTTTTTGGTAGTCTTAATGGTATTGCCCTTCCAGCCCAACAGGGTATAATAAGGCAGCGCCGCGTCGGGCTGTATAATTTTATAATACTGGGCCCCAAACCATTTACGGTTATCGGTTACCGAGTCTTCGGGGTTTTTTAATAAAGGCGAGTAGTCCTCGAGCGGGTAAAGCTTCAAAACGGCGCTGTTCATTTGTATGGCGCCATAAAAACGGTAACTGCCATCATTATTTAATACATGCCAGGCCATTATCCTGAAACGGTTATCGGGTGCATTAATCAAGCTGATATTTTTAAGCGAATCGAAAGCATAATGATACGATCCCGGAACCTTGAGCGCACTCACTAAAGTTTTAATAAACTTATAATTGGCGTTTTTACGTTCCAGTTCGTTCTCGTCATTTATAAACCGGTTTCCGAGTACCTTCAGGCTATCTTCAAAAACCTTCAATTGTTTTAAACCCGCAGCATCAGCCAGGTGCTGGGCTGGTGCCGCAGTAGTAACTAATAATAATATCAATCCGAAGACGATTTTTTTCATGTGTTGTATATTTAGCCTCACCTAAATCCTCTCCAAAGGAGAGGACTTTGAATGGCTTGTGTATGGTTTTTTTGATTGTTTTGTATGGCCTCACCTAAATCCTCTTCAAAGGAGAATACTTTGAATGTTTTGTGTATGGCCTCACCTAACTCCTCTCCAAGGGAGAGGAGTTTGAATGTCCTGTGTATGGTTTCTTTGTGTACGGGTTTGTATGGCCTCACCTAAATCCTCTCCAAGGGAGAGGACTTTGATTGTCCTGTGTATGATTGTGCATAGCCTCATCTAATTGCTCTCCAAAGGAGAGATTTAAATTTTTCCGTGTGAGCTTTTGCATAGGTTATTTATCCACGCAAACAATCAACCACCTACCCTCCACCGGAATAACAAGTCCTCTCCTTTGGAAAGGATTTAGGTGAGGCTTTGGGCGTTGCCTCCGGCCCGCGCTTTCCGTTACAAGTCCTCATTCCGCTGCGCTGCATTCCGGGCTTTTCACTACAATCGCTAACGCAAAACCCCGCCATCGCAACTCACCCCAAGCCTCTAAACCCAGCATTCGTGAAAATTCGTTCCAATTCGTGAAATTAGTGTTCATTCCCATTCGTGAAATTAGTGCTCCTGAAGTTAGTACATCATCTCAACCACAATGGCACTCGCGCCGCCACCGCCATTGCAAATTCCGGCAACCCCAAGCTTGCCGCCGTTTTGCTGTAAAACATTCAGCAGCGTAACCACAATACGTGCGCCCGATGCCCCCAGCGGATGCCCTAACGCAACTGCGCCGCCGTTTACATTCACCCTGTCGGCATCCAGCTCCAACAACCGGTTATTAGCTAACGATACCACCGAGAACGCCTCGTTAATTTCAAAATAATCAATATCCTTAACCGTGAGGCCAGCCCGGTGCAAAGCCAGCGGGATAGCCTTTGATGGCGCCGTGGTAAACCATTCGGGCGCTTGCTGGGCATCCGCGAAAGCAATAATTTTAGCTATCGGCTTAATGCCCAACTCTTCGGCCTTTGCTTTGCTCATCAAAACCAGCGCCGCTGCCCCGTCGTTTAACGATGATGCGTTGGCCGCCGTAACTGTGCCATCCTTTTTAAATACCGGTTTTAAGCCTGATATTTTATCAAAGTTAACTGCGTTGGGCTCCTCATCAGCAGTAACCAGGGTTATATTTCCTTTTTTATCTTTAACCTCAACAGGGCATATCTCGTTAGTAAACTTACCGGCTTTTTGTGCCGCCTGCGCCCGTTGGTACGATTGTATGGCATAAGCATCCTGGTCCTGGCGACTCACCTGGCATTCAGCCGCGCAAAGCTCAGCAGCCGAGCCCATGTGGTAATCATTATAAACATCCCACAAACCATCCTTAACCAGTCCGTCGGTAATTTGCCCGTGGCCCAGGCGGTAACCATTTCTGGCCTTATCCAGGTAATAGGGTACATTGCTCATGCTTTCCATACCACCGGCAAGTACAATATCGTTTTGGCCAAGGGCAATGCTTTGAGCCGCCAGCATAATGGCTTTAGTGCCCGATGCGCAAACTTTATTAACCGTAGTTGCCGGCATAAACGGCAAACCCGCAAATATAGCCGCCTGCGTTGCAGGTGCTTGCCCCAAATTGGCCGACATCACGTTGCCCATGTAAACTTCCTGTATCTGGTCGGGCTTTAATCCCGATTTTTCAACAACGGCCCTGATAGCCGCCGCACCCAACTGCGTGGCCGATAAGGATGATAAACTTCCGCCAAAGCTGCCCATGGCCGTTCGGGTTGCGGCTATAATATATACTTCGTTCATAAAAAATAAATAATTTGGTTTGGGCAAATTTAGTATTTGCTTACAGTTATAACGTATTAAATTATTACTGCGTGTTCCGGCTATCGAAAAATAAAATGTGGCAAAGTTTGCGGTAAGCAATTGCTTAAAGCGGTGTAAAACA
Proteins encoded in this window:
- a CDS encoding FMN-binding glutamate synthase family protein, with translation MRKLFIVSVILIVALLIGWTMIWPPAVWSFVVMGPILLLGIFDVFQKKHSIVRNFPVFGHLRFVMEELRPKIYQYFIESDTDGTPFNRLNRSVIYQRAKKVDDTRPFGTELDVYESGYEWLNHSIAALDHQHLNEDPRVLVGGPACTKPYSASVFNISAMSFGSLSENAILALNGGAKIGNFAHNTGEGGLSDHHLQPGGDIIWQIGTGYFSCRHKDGTFDYDAFAERAVLPQVRMIEIKLSQGAKPGHGGILPAAKVTPEIARIRLVQMGEDVVSPPVHKAFSTPLQLIAFIQKLRELSGGKPIGFKLCVGHKSEFLAICKAMVKTGIYPDFITVDGGEGGTGAAPLEFSNSVGMPLREALAFVYDALTGFDLKKHIKIIASGKVATGFDLVKNFALGADMCNSARGMMFALGCIQALECNMNTCPTGVATQDKSLMRGLVVGDKKVRVASFHKQTVASAVQMIGAAGLKHPHDLHRSFIYRRVSHNLIQTYAELFPYIPKRGLLDTPYPANFELDMAISSEDTFVPDYDKVSHVKINAVTAAG
- a CDS encoding helix-turn-helix domain-containing protein, encoding MSKHTFEEKLDVVSQVRKGKPILRISRERHIREGMILEWVRKYDLYGESGLLKQPNVKPTPDFKEEVVRLVIGKKVPLNQVVLEYRLSKTALERWVRSVRVEGYAVLYQQKNPGRPPKCMGRSKKLEPETEVEKLQAENSRLRAENALLKKVTALVKEKEARERMSGQKPSKN
- a CDS encoding IS3 family transposase, translating into MKKSHGLSQGKRSPRTHEWAKAIEELRPEHDVSILLDCKQMARSVFYYHRKRLNDDKYKHEKEEIASIYHLHKGRYGYRRVTAEMKNRGYSINHKTVQKLMGTLGLKCNIRKVSYRSYKGEVGKIAPNVLERDFEANLPNQKWATDVTQMNIKGEKIYLSPIIDMFNGEVISYSISKSPNMQMIDEMLYEAFDKVKDIRGLIFHSDQGWQYQHYGYRKALEKHGIIQSMSRKGNCLDNALAESFFGILKTELLYKQSFETAEEFITSLKEYIHYYNNERIKNRLNGKSPVEYRALVQKT
- a CDS encoding POT family MFS transporter; translation: MQDTTLSVPVEQAPPRYPKAIPYIIGNEAAERFSFYGMKCILTLFLVAQFFNPTHDPALAKVANAQANESTHFFIALAYALPFVGGLVADWFTGKYKIILYISIVYCIGHLFLSLFDTDLTWFRYGLILIAIGAGGIKSCVSSNVGDQFDKSNESLISKVYGWFYFSINAGSMLSTVMIPYIYNHYGAKWAFGIPGVLMAIATVIFFSGRKLYVRVPPSGVNKNNFVFISLYSLFNIGKKQKGQSLLDVAKGKFDPEKVEGIKAVYRVLAVFAFIPIFWAMWDQSESEWVIQLEQLDKHINLGFAQFDLLSAQVQTVNPVFLLLFIPVFNYGVYPLFDKMGIKTTPLRRIGAGLALTGLSFVIIALIQQSVDAGGHPSVWWQILAFIILSAGEVLVSITGLEYAYTQAPKSMKGTMGAIWLLTVSAGNLLDVYVNNSISSHGYFARFSGAGFYWLFIGLISAFLVLFMFISPRLKERNYITDPEMDLAVAGEAPEK
- a CDS encoding acetyl-CoA C-acyltransferase, whose amino-acid sequence is MNEVYIIAATRTAMGSFGGSLSSLSATQLGAAAIRAVVEKSGLKPDQIQEVYMGNVMSANLGQAPATQAAIFAGLPFMPATTVNKVCASGTKAIMLAAQSIALGQNDIVLAGGMESMSNVPYYLDKARNGYRLGHGQITDGLVKDGLWDVYNDYHMGSAAELCAAECQVSRQDQDAYAIQSYQRAQAAQKAGKFTNEICPVEVKDKKGNITLVTADEEPNAVNFDKISGLKPVFKKDGTVTAANASSLNDGAAALVLMSKAKAEELGIKPIAKIIAFADAQQAPEWFTTAPSKAIPLALHRAGLTVKDIDYFEINEAFSVVSLANNRLLELDADRVNVNGGAVALGHPLGASGARIVVTLLNVLQQNGGKLGVAGICNGGGGASAIVVEMMY